One genomic segment of Hydrocarboniclastica marina includes these proteins:
- the gspH gene encoding type II secretion system minor pseudopilin GspH: MPLLTRQRGFTLIEILVVIVILGVLAAVAVFSLGDSSQRRELERQTRDLFIVLQVASERALLDNAEIGVKVEDNRISFLRYQPEDQTWLAQLQKPFSARTWDEGLTVEVETETDPPRMPTKEEDEEEAQPDLVFFSSGEMTPFRLRLGVVEDPDHSYRIETDGLNPMRLLEPDEESEVRLE; the protein is encoded by the coding sequence TTGCCCCTTTTGACGCGGCAACGAGGCTTTACCTTAATCGAAATACTGGTCGTCATCGTCATCCTGGGCGTCTTGGCGGCGGTAGCCGTTTTCAGCTTGGGGGATTCATCCCAGCGTCGCGAGCTGGAACGGCAGACCCGCGATCTGTTCATTGTCCTCCAGGTTGCAAGTGAACGCGCCTTGCTGGATAACGCTGAGATTGGCGTGAAGGTCGAGGATAACCGGATAAGCTTCCTGCGCTATCAACCAGAGGATCAAACCTGGCTAGCACAGTTGCAGAAACCTTTCTCAGCCCGAACCTGGGACGAGGGCTTAACGGTAGAAGTGGAAACAGAAACTGATCCGCCCCGTATGCCAACAAAGGAAGAGGACGAGGAGGAGGCTCAACCGGACCTTGTCTTTTTTTCCAGTGGCGAGATGACACCTTTCCGGCTGAGACTGGGTGTGGTCGAAGATCCAGATCACTCCTATCGCATAGAAACGGACGGTCTTAATCCCATGCGCCTGCTTGAGCCCGATGAAGAGAGCGAGGTACGTCTGGAGTGA
- the gspF gene encoding type II secretion system inner membrane protein GspF → MAAFDFKALDARGKQRQGVIEADSARAVRQQLRDKGWAPLEVSTAADKQHQPRLFQRKGSLNARDLALLTRQLATLIQSGIPIEQALSAVASQSEKPALKSMMLSVRARVLEGYTLADSLGEFSSAFPKLYRSTVAAGEHAGHLDLVLNRLADYTEQRQEARQKIQLAAIYPIILTVVALSIVVFLLTYVVPDIIDVFVRSGQKLPALTEGLLAVSGFLMTFGPYLAVVIVLAAFGFRYALTKPAMQLRFHHWLLHVPGISKMSRGLNTARFASTLSILSTSGVPLVDAMRIAGEVLSNEHLKAQLKEATQRVSEGSSLKRSLEQTGYFPPMMLHMIASGEASGELDQMLERTARSQENDLQSKMATMVGLFEPMMLLVMGLVVLIIVLAIMLPILNMSNLVG, encoded by the coding sequence ATGGCAGCATTTGACTTCAAGGCGCTCGACGCCCGCGGTAAGCAACGTCAAGGCGTCATCGAAGCAGATAGCGCCCGCGCGGTCCGGCAACAGCTGAGAGACAAAGGCTGGGCTCCATTGGAGGTCAGTACAGCTGCGGACAAGCAGCACCAGCCCCGGCTATTCCAGCGCAAAGGTAGCCTCAACGCCCGGGACCTCGCGCTGCTGACCCGGCAGCTGGCGACACTGATCCAGTCCGGCATTCCGATTGAGCAGGCTCTCTCAGCAGTTGCGAGTCAATCCGAAAAACCAGCGCTGAAAAGCATGATGCTGTCAGTCCGCGCGAGGGTTCTGGAAGGCTATACCCTCGCCGACAGCCTGGGTGAGTTCTCATCGGCGTTTCCTAAGCTGTACCGGTCGACAGTGGCAGCGGGAGAGCATGCCGGGCACCTTGATCTGGTTCTTAACCGGCTTGCCGACTACACCGAGCAGCGTCAGGAAGCACGGCAAAAGATTCAGCTGGCTGCGATTTACCCCATTATCCTGACAGTCGTAGCCCTATCGATCGTTGTGTTTCTGCTGACTTACGTGGTGCCAGACATCATTGATGTCTTTGTCCGCAGCGGCCAGAAACTGCCAGCGCTTACCGAAGGACTCTTGGCGGTCAGCGGCTTCCTGATGACATTTGGGCCTTATCTCGCTGTCGTTATCGTGCTGGCTGCGTTTGGATTTCGCTATGCCCTGACGAAACCGGCCATGCAGTTGCGGTTTCACCACTGGCTTTTACATGTGCCGGGAATCTCCAAGATGTCCCGCGGTCTTAACACCGCAAGGTTTGCAAGTACGCTCAGCATCTTGAGCACAAGTGGCGTTCCGCTGGTGGACGCAATGCGTATCGCTGGTGAAGTGCTTTCCAATGAGCACCTGAAGGCACAGCTCAAGGAAGCTACTCAACGCGTCAGTGAGGGATCGTCACTCAAACGCTCACTGGAGCAGACCGGATACTTCCCGCCGATGATGCTCCACATGATCGCAAGCGGCGAGGCTAGCGGCGAGCTGGACCAGATGCTGGAGCGGACGGCCCGAAGCCAGGAAAACGACCTGCAGAGCAAGATGGCGACCATGGTTGGCCTGTTTGAGCCGATGATGTTGTTGGTGATGGGGCTGGTTGTATTGATAATCGTATTGGCGATAATGTTGCCGATTCTAAATATGAGCAATCTGGTAGGTTAG
- the gspG gene encoding type II secretion system major pseudopilin GspG: protein MKQTFRNGGFTLIEIMVVMVILGLLVAVVAPNLMGRSDQARVTVAKTQMKQVSNALDLYKLDNNRYPSTEQGLNALVEKPTGTPEPRNWNPDGYMPSVPRDPWDNPYDYSSPGMTRAYDLISYGADGREGGEGDAADLNIWEIE, encoded by the coding sequence ATGAAACAGACTTTTCGTAACGGCGGTTTTACGCTTATTGAAATAATGGTGGTAATGGTAATTCTGGGGTTGCTGGTGGCGGTTGTAGCCCCGAACCTCATGGGCCGGAGTGACCAGGCCCGGGTAACGGTTGCCAAGACCCAGATGAAGCAGGTCAGTAACGCACTGGATCTGTATAAGCTTGATAACAATCGCTATCCCAGCACCGAGCAGGGGCTCAATGCACTGGTTGAGAAGCCAACAGGTACGCCGGAACCTCGCAACTGGAACCCGGATGGGTACATGCCCTCGGTCCCGCGAGATCCATGGGATAACCCTTATGATTACTCCAGCCCAGGTATGACCCGCGCCTATGACCTGATTTCCTATGGTGCGGACGGTCGAGAAGGTGGCGAAGGTGACGCTGCGGACCTGAACATCTGGGAAATCGAGTAA